One window from the genome of Paramormyrops kingsleyae isolate MSU_618 chromosome 3, PKINGS_0.4, whole genome shotgun sequence encodes:
- the LOC111850326 gene encoding homeobox protein vent1-like, producing the protein MVKDFSIAWLARSHYDPSHAVESLDAGNVPQHFKRRLACVVQPRSPTSYDRMYLKPKHNSKKHTMPETTKNINNQEDNPSAASSIRCSSENFSEQSGYSSGYESEVAFSENATSKEDREGKVDAAQRRVRTKFTSEQIFRLQKTFGKHKYLDAAERMKLAAKLNLSETQVRTWFQNRRMKLKRDVHDLGAEYLAPSFCAALLNPPHVVQHRNAGQHLLLNPSAYGFQGPGMPQVLMNHVVNRQSAYIPHDAAFQLFMKDVYPDHAV; encoded by the exons ATGGTTAAAGATTTCTCCATTGCATGGCTGGCCCGGAGCCATTACGACCCTTCGCATGCAGTGGAATCGCTAGATGCAGGAAATGTACCACAGCATTTCAAACGTCGTCTTGCGTGTGTGGTTCAGCCTCGATCCCCGACATCCTACGACAGAATGTATCTTAAACCTAAACACAACAGCAAGAAGCACACGATGCCAGAAACTACCAAGAATATCAACAACCAAGAAGACAATCCATCCGCTGCATCATCCATTCGCTGCTCTTCCGAAAACT TTTCTGAGCAGAGTGGCTACTCATCGGGCTACGAGAGCGAAGTCGCGTTTTCAGAAAATGCTACCAGCAAGGAGGACAGAGAGGGAAAGGTGGATGCGGCTCAGCGAAGGGTGCGAACAAAGTTCACATCGGAGCAGATCTTCAGGCTACAGAAGACTTTCGGCAAACACAAATACCTGGATGCAGCAGAAAGGATGAAATTAGCTGCGAAGCTCAACCTTTCTGAGACCCAG GTGAGAACTTGGTTTCAGAACCGGAGGATGAAACTGAAGCGCGACGTGCACGACTTAGGCGCGGAATATTTAGCCCCCAGTTTTTGTGCAGCATTATTAAATCCGCCCCATGTCGTTCAGCACCGAAATGCTGGACAGCATCTCCTACTGAACCCTTCAGCATACGGTTTTCAAGGTCCCGGGATGCCACAAGTTCTCATGAATCACGTGGTTAACAGGCAGTCAGCATATATACCCCACGATGCTGCCTTCCAGTTATTTATGAAAGATGTGTACCCCGACCATGCAGTGTAG
- the LOC111850327 gene encoding uncharacterized protein, which produces MQIASGEWLYRERSDPTGRITPPASSCTDRKLPGNMAKVFSVEWMSQSIYSAAAETDREKAQDAGPAFLKPHLPREAEASSYVEISAEPKISLSAEKESDCNRASQTYNPSSPSNSSGYTTGSESEVGEDSEGETGLQRRLRTKFTSDQLYKLEKMFNKHKYLGATQRRNLAEKLHLTETQVKTWFQNRRMKLKREVQDLRAEYFCPTIPPVMFTPVVSFQQHGYAGQQPQLPAASHALYSPLVKQLSMQQMIPQQIHPLMLAPQYY; this is translated from the exons atgcaaatagcGTCGGGAGAATGGTTATATAGGGAGAGGTCAGATCCCACAGGTCGCATAACACCTCCAGCAAGCTCCTGCACGGACCGCAAACTTCCAGGAAACATGGCAAAAGTCTTCTCTGTGGAATGGATGTCTCAGAGTATTTACAGTGCTGCAGCTGAGACGGACCGAGAAAAAGCGCAAGATGCTGGTCCTGCATTTTTAAAGCCTCATTTGCCTCGGGAAGCTGAAGCATCGTCCTACGTGGAAATTTCAGCTGAGCCGAAAATCTCACTTTCTGCAGAAAAAGAATCCGACTGTAATAGAGCTTCTCAAACTTACAATCCGTCTTCTCCATCAA ACAGTTCTGGTTATACCACGGGCTCCGAAAGTGAGGTGGGAGAGGATAGTGAAGGAGAGACTGGCCTACAGCGCAGGCTGAGAACAAAGTTCACCTCCGACCAACTGTACAAACTGGAAAAAATGTTCAATAAACACAAATATCTTGGAGCCACGCAAAGAAGAAATTTGGCGGAAAAGTTGCATCTTACTGAAACTCAG GTGAAAACGTGGTTTCAGAACAGGAGGATGAAACTGAAAAGAGAAGTACAGGACTTGCGCGCAGAGTATTTCTGCCCCACGATTCCCCCCGTGATGTTCACGCCTGTTGTATCATTTCAACAACACGGCTACGCTGGACAGCAGCCCCAGCTGCCTGCAGCCTCTCACGCCCTGTACTCCCCACTCGTGAAGCAGCTCTCGATGCAACAGATGATCCCTCAACAAATCCATCCGCTGATGCTTGCTCCACAGTATTACTGA